In Xyrauchen texanus isolate HMW12.3.18 chromosome 35, RBS_HiC_50CHRs, whole genome shotgun sequence, one DNA window encodes the following:
- the si:dkey-261l7.2 gene encoding uncharacterized protein si:dkey-261l7.2, protein MPQITAGVIIQLTLLLSALPAQYLISKWTSGTAAQRHIATQRILDTWEFMRKSYLNTAVWVEWLHSWIPKLPFFEEEADQQHALEEALAIELLMQDNNDGYFAVSGEARSPRPAYVLHRVGQVVIDAQNHMVGVIVGWDAGLRAPPEWIKSKKYTDSELERAKNTPHYRILFSGPDSLSLMIGYIPQYNVNLFRGFKPDIPTLEQYFSHFDGERFIMEEWLQEIYPND, encoded by the exons ATGCCTCAAATCACTGCTGGTGTAATTATTCAGCTGACGCTCCTTCTGTCAGCTCTGCCTGCGCAATATCTCATTTCCAAATGGACAAGTGGGACTGCAGCACAACGTCACATCGCTACGCAGAG AATCCTGGACACATGGGAATTCATGAGAAAATCCTACTTGAACACAGCTGTTTGGGTTGAGTGGCTCCATTCTTGGATTCCTAAACTACC GTTCTTTGAAGAGGAGGCTGACCAACAGCATGCACTGGAGGAAGCACTTGCGATCGAGCTGTTAATGCAAGATAACAACGAtggctactttgcag TCTCAGGGGAGGCACGAAGTCCCAGGCCAGCATATGTGCTGCACCGAGTAGGTCAAGTTGTTATAGACGCACAGAATCACATGGTGGGGGTGATAGTGGGCTGGGATGCAGGACTCAGAGCTCCCCCTGAGTGGATCAAGAGCAAGAAATACACAGACTCAGAG CTGGAGAGGGCCAAGAATACTCCACATTACAGAATCCTTTTCAGCGGACCTGATTCCTTATCACTAATGATTGGATACATTCCTCAGTATAATGTGAATCTCTTCCGTGGCTTTAAG CCGGACATCCCTACTTTAGAGCAGTATTTTTCACACTTTGATGGGGAAAGGTTTATTATGGAGGAGTGGTTGCAAGAAATCTACCCCAATGACTGA